A stretch of the Nicotiana tabacum cultivar K326 chromosome 6, ASM71507v2, whole genome shotgun sequence genome encodes the following:
- the LOC107795929 gene encoding protein BOLA4, chloroplastic/mitochondrial-like encodes MTKALFARPNVAALCIRRLSSSVQPRVPSLLKCVSISARSYRPMKLVPQIGSKIELFAGRRTFSTRATSDTGSIDSPLMESMQKKIKEQLNADTVVVKDAYGDGRHVSIDVVSSAFEGQSAVNRQRMVYKAIWEELQNTVHAVDQMTTKTPTEAGK; translated from the exons atgacGAAGGCGTTGTTTGCAAGGCCAAACGTGGCGGCGCTGTGTATCCGGCGATTGAGCAGCTCCGTTCAGCCACGTGTACCTTCATTACTCAAATGCGTTTCTATTTCTGCTCGTTCCTACAGGCCAATGAAGCTCGTTCCCCAAATAGGTTCAAAGATTGAGCTTTTCGCTGGTCGTCGGACTTTCTCTACTCGTGCGACTAGCGATACTGGCTCAATTGATTCTCCTCTTATGGAGTCTATGCAGAAAAAG ATCAAGGAGCAGTTGAATGCGGACACAGTTGTAGTTAAAGATGCTTATGGTGATGGTCGGCATGTCAG CATTGATGTAGTCTCTTCAGCTTTTGAGGGACAATCTGCTGTGAATAGGCAGAGGATGGTCTACAAAGCCATATGGGAAGAACTTCAGAACACTGTGCATGCAGTTGACCAGATGACTACCAAAACACCGACTGAAGCAGGGAAGTGA